The following nucleotide sequence is from Sander lucioperca isolate FBNREF2018 chromosome 19, SLUC_FBN_1.2, whole genome shotgun sequence.
GCCTACATACATTCATTACATCATTACAGTACTTACTTTATTTAATATCATAAAATAGTAGAAATGGGATTAACAATTCTAATTATTTCCACAGAATGCTAAATAAGTATGCATAGGGATATCTGATGGTTGGTACCTTGCAGCTCTGCACCTCAAGTATCAAACTATCGCTTGGCTGTCAAATATGTGAGACACTTGTGAGACCTAAGGGAGTCCAAATTTGATCTTGTAGCAAAGACCAAGGCTAATAAAGTACAGAAATTTGGAAGCCATGTTTTAATGAACAAAAGTATAATGATAAGTCTCCAAAGTGGTCCAAAATAGACCCATTGTGTCTAACATTAGGTGCATAAACAAGTTTAAACATTACAGTTTGAAATTAGATGCAATGGCTCTGGTTTAGTAAAGTCACACTGCTGTCCTGTATTTGCTGAAGCACCTCGTCCAGGTCGATGATGTGTTCTCAAAATTCCTACATTATTTTTAGCAATTGAAGGCAGCAAGAGGCCGTGTCCAAACAAACTTTTCCAGGGGAAATGACGCACTGACTGTGTGGGTTTCAGAGCCTGTTGAATTCGGTTTTTGGCTTTCCAAACCTGTGTGCCCTTGTTTCATTTGGCGGGCAGCTCAAGTCAGTCTTTCCGTGCTGCTTGGCCGAGGAATTTAACCCTTTAACCACTTTTTGTCTGTGTAAGTTACATTACAACATTATTTCgacttttctttttaagtaAATAAAGAAAACGTGACATGACAAAAGTATGAATTACGGACTACAATCCCCCCCACCTCCAAGTCTATAGTTTGTCACATACCTATCCAGGCTGCCATAGGTGTGGGAGTGGCGCTGGTAGGTTAAAAAAGGTTGTcggtttaaaaaaatcccataCCTATTATTTTAGACCTTTAAAGGTCCTGTTTGGCCTATTGTGACGAGTTATTAACGTTTCATAACACCTATGTTTCCTGATGTTTGCAGGTATACCCTGAAGTGTTGaagtatggaaaaaaaaacttaccgAGATATAATTTAGATCACTAATCTCTCTTTGAAAAGCGTTTTGACAGCGCAATCCTGATGAAGGTCAACCAAACAGTCACCAGAGACAGAAAGTGAGATCTTACCATTGTTAGGCTACAGGGTTTCTCCCTTCTCCTGCCTTCTCGGTTGTCTCTGGATTGAACCCTTCAAATGCAGCGCGCTGCAAAAGCCTTCTTAAAGAATGAAGTCTGAAGCCTGAAGCCTCAGTGCGTCCGCCGCTGTGAGGTAACCTGTCCCTCGTCACACATGAACAGGGGAATCTGCACTGCCTGCCTAATTAATATTTAGTGCGGTTTAAATGAGAAAATATCACTCTTGTCCTGGAGTATGCCAGATAGATGTCATTGTGAATGCAGCTTTAGAAGTGTGTTTTTTCTGATTTTCTAATAAGGGCTGAGGTAACACACCCCGAGGCATTGAGCACCGTGACACAGCAGGCAGCTAGGCCGGTTTATTGTGCAACTTTGTCAAGGCTGCAAGCAAATAGACAACAGGTAGTCTATGGTTGTAGGCGCACAGGGTGGTAGGATATTCCCATATAGACACCTAATCAAATACTCAGCATATTGCCACTGGTTGTTTTGTAGGCTATCTAATTATGCTGTTCACATATCATGGGCCATTCTATaacaaatgttttatgtttcctCATTTTGCAGGGCACCTCTCAGAATAACTTTTATCTGGCACAAGATCCCACTTTTAAAGGATATTCTTAAACTTCTTACACGTCTACAAACcttttattcacacacacacacacacacacacacacacacacacacacacctctgacatgcttcacattcacaaacacatgcaaatacattgcAAATGCATTCTCTCTGCGTGTCTCCCTTTCTCTGTGTCTTTCCCATGACTTATTAATGTGCCAGCAGCTGAAACCTGTCTCATTATCCACCCTATGAAAAATTTAGACATCGCCCTTTTCTTTTCTCATAGCAAACCGCGGGTGGGGGGGTTTGGAGGCAACGTATACAAATGATGTCCCTTATCACAACTATCACACAGAGGAGTGGAAGTCTAGTTTTTCTGGTTTGGAGTAAATTAAACAAGCAGATGATGAAAACAATACAGACATGTTAGAAAAAAAACTGGGAAAAATTCTGTCTTCACCTGTGCTAACTCCAATAATTGACCTGAATTAGCTCTAGAGCTTGTTATACACTGAGACTGCAAATGCGTGGGGAGAGTCACACAGAACAACTTTCATTGACTCGAATTATAATATGCAGTGTAATAAGAGGTTCGTTTTTTAGGCATTGGTTCATCCATGAGCTTTGCAGCATTGTGCCAAGAATCATTTTCAGCACGGCCCTGTGTTACATTCATACAGATACAGACATGCCTACCTGTCTCCTTTTGTAACACAGAGCAGTCTGCTGCTTTGTTGAGGGAGAGAAAGTTACTCATTTTCTGTATCCACCCAGATCCACCCAGATTTTTTCCTGCTTGGCGAGAGATTTGAATCTGGGGCCAAAGTGCAATGATAGAATGAGAATACCCTTTTTTTGTGCCATACGGCTCTTGGGTGCAGTTCTTTTAAGATCAGCAATTTTTAAGATCAGTCCCATGTATGAGAAACATCTGCCGATCTTTCTTCTACAGACTTTTCAAATATAGGATTGTAACTGATGTAAGGGTTTGTACTTTATAGCTGCCCAGTTTAGAATGAATGATGTTAGGACGGCCACACATTGGCTCTGACACTATAAGGGATGAAATTAGGCACATCATAGATACTGcatatgtaaagaaaaaaagctgctgGCAGGCTTGAGGAGTCAGGTGGATTTTCAAAAAAGAGGGTTTTATTTGCCCATAAATGAAGCAAACCATTTACAAAATATGTAACAAAGATCTGCGCTCTTTAAAGGGGTTACCTAAACAGAACTAAACTCAGGCTATAATAACATAAACGGAAGATGACTAAACAGACTAAACTGATTACAAAAGCTCACCACACAGGGGAACATATATAATGGCTGATGAGACCATTTCTCAAACAAATCGgtaacacaaagaaacacactacacaataaagtacaagtaaaagGAAACAGGGCAATTAGTCCATCAGTATTTCCAATATCCAATATTTAGtaattaaccaaaacaaatatatacacaaacTAATATActaagaaagaaacaaaatctCTAAAGTAGAATCCCCCCCTAATCCCCCGTGATGTGGCAGGCACATGGTACATTCTGACTGGCCACTCCCTGTATTTAACAGCTCATTTAGGTGATGCATCTTTTGCTCTGGCTGGCGTGCCAAAATGTTGCTCTAACAGCAACGACCATCAGCACTGGTAACTCAAAGAAATAGAAACTAGAATGACTGAAGGCAAGTATATCTAAAGACAAACTAAAGTGTGACTGTACGGAGGTTAACTAAATGTGTGCACTACAAATAGCAACTaaaaaacatcaacattttctaTGAAATAAAAGCTATGTGTCATCATGTATGTTTGCTGCTGTGCATTATGTTAAaaggtcaaaatgaaatgaggaGAAAATTAACTATTAAGTGTACAATATAGAAAACTAAGGTGTGCAGGAAGGTAACAATCAGCTGTGTGGCCAGCAGGATCCCTTTACTGTAGGTTTTTCCTCATGAAACAATAAGGAAGCCAAAAAATATGTAAGAACAAGTCGAGTGTGTTCAAGACTTTAAAAGCTTTTAGTTGTAATAAATGACCTACATCCCCTCTACGTGCTACTAAACACCTGGCTGCAGAAAGAGAGCTGAAGAGACGTTGAGCTGGTGCAGTGAGTCATCAGCAGTTCCATTAGTTGTGTCTTTTAGCCCACATTAGCCAAGTCTGCTGACTGATGCGAAGAAGCTGCACTTATTCTCAGACAACATATCCAGCTGTCACCTTGGTTGTTTAACCCTCTTAAACCCATATGCCTAAAAAAGCAGGGGTTAATGTCGACTTGTAGATATTTTACAACATTGCCCTTGCTCAGATCATAACAACCTAATGCCACAaaatgtgttgtgtcttgttttcTTGCAACTCAAATATGTAATTGCGTTAGACTGACATTATCCTTTGAACACCCACCATCCCAGAGAATTTTCTGCTTCAAAAAACACTAATGTTTTCCCTTCTCCCTCCTCCGCCTCTCCCTCTCAGATATTTGTTGAAGCGTCATTGCAGTTCACTACCACGAGCCACAATGCCTACAGAGACCGCCTTGGGGCATTTAGGAAAAAGAGCAAATGGCAGACTTTCTGCATTGAATTGATATAACTCCATTGCCCCCTCTCTTGGTTGTTGATGCTCACTACATCCTTGTAGGAATCGGAAAAAACTTGTTTAGTGCTAAACTACTGAGGCATGTGGAGCCTGGAGTCGACAGCATGTCATTCCTGCATGTATAGACTGGGTGTGAATAAAGTTATGAGGCCACATTAAAGGAGAGCTAGATTGACATTCACACTGAGGTAGATGTACACACAGTttcctatttaaaaaaaaacaactactcAGCTTTATTTGTCTTTGGGAACACACAGGGAATAGTTTGATTGAACACCCCCTCATTCAGAAGATAAATAAGAATGTGATTCACTGCTGCTCCCTCTTTTATTGCCATGCCATTAAGTCTTCCATCACCACAGCAACTATCTCTAATGATGTGTAAATAGTTTTAGTTGCCATTAAGAAATAAGGAGTAATGAATGTACCCTTTCTGCAGTGTTACCCCACAGGTCTCCTTGGGTCTTTCAGCTTGTTTGAGGGTAACACACCCACCAGAAGAGGAATCTTACACATTTTACTTGTAATAAGAAAGTCTACTTCATATGTGctaatgtttacattacataACCAGACATTCACCTGCCGTCTGCCCACTCTATTTTTCACTGTCTAAACTCTGCTGCTCCTCATTCAGCGCTAACTGCACACTGAATGATGCTTGCAATTAATGGCGCTTGGATCCATTTTCCTCCGAGACAAAGGCATAAATGCAGGAATATTTGGGCTATAATGTATTTTGCACTTagtaagaggaaaaaaaggagaaaaagggtgaggaagaaagaaaatttGGCATGGCTTGTTTAATACCATGTGAGTTTTATAACTGATCTCGAGCACTATTCCACATGTCAGCTGCCATGACATTTCATTGGtaagaaaaaaactaattgtaaaaatttcacaaaaaaaatagaGAATATAATTTCCCTGCTGGTGTGCTTGGTACAGAAAAAAGAGAACACTGACCAAATTGTAAAAGCCTTCCCTGCAAATAGTTCGGGAACTAGCTAATCATATTTCAGCCTGGTTCCACCTGCCTGCCTTTTTACGAACATGAGCTGTGTCAGTGCTTGAACATTTATTTTCCCTGACACGTCCTGTTAATGGGCTGTTTTTTCAAACGGCTGATTTGGTGGAGTCAGTGTCACGTTAATGTTGATAGACTCTCTGGCATTCCCAGCACATCCCTCCCATCAGCTAAATATATGTAGCTCGGGCATTTGCTGATGAATGACAATAAGAGCTAGAATGTGTTGTGTtgagtgaggaatagtggacccaaacgcagagagagagaggcaggcaggagcagcgtAGAAACTCAAAGGTTTATTTCCTCAGAAAACCAAAAAGGCAAACAAggagtcctgtgagctgcaggcaaGAACTAATTCCAgggagaaaaaaggagagactgacgaagacacacactgacacggggaaatacaaaacgatctgacacaagacaaagggaacacaggggttaaatacaagaggtaatgaacaaatgagggacaggtgacacgacaggtgaaacacatcagggtggggcaggacaatcaacaaaggcaaaaagtaaaaccagacatgacaggacagaaaacagactatcaaaataaaacaggaaacaggaaccactgacaaaaaccagaaatcaactaaacacagaaacttgaccacacagaacacagaacacaggaataaaccacacaatacacaataaacgaggagataactaaacagaaatatacagaatatacaaacacaggaaacatgaacaaataaacaataaagacaacagaaatgaacaaacaggtaacagaaataaCCTAAAACCATAACAGAATGTTCCTTCGCATAATCACCACCGGATGGGTCAAagtaatttaatttgttttgactGCAAATTTGATTTCTACATGAATTAAGACCCAGACCTGAGTGCAGCACTGCTTAGTACAACAGTTTTTATGTCTTATTTCCTATGTCAAATCTACCTAAACATTAAATATGTTACCAACAAATAAGAACAATTCCAAACATCACTTTAATTTATTCCTTTAACACAAGTGCTCATATCAATACAGACATTCTGCTACACTGTCTGAAGACTACAAcctgcattcattcattttttggccacttgaaACACCACATTGACATATTATCAACTTGAACTTGACATATGTTAGCAAATACTTTCTTTACATATCCACAAGGTACGGAGCaatgtaaacatttattttgagtcatttcCTTGCAGCTCCAACTCCTAAAGGAAATGTGTGGCTCTTTAGTTGCTATATCCTCCACTATGTTCAGCTGGTCATTAATTTAGTCTGTGTGCCATTTGGTGTGGGCAGATAGTTACAGAGAGTTTATCAGAGATTCTGAAAACAGCTAGCAAAGCCAGTGGGGGAAGAGGGTAAAAGGCTTTGTGGCTCTTACAGTTGATAAAAATATTAATTAGAGCAGCTTCAAGTTcttgtttattgatattaccTCTGATAAAGCTTGATGAAATTGTAAATCTGAGTGTGATCTTATTGCACAATGTTAATGTTATGAAATGCCACACCACACCAGTGTTGATTTGACTGACCAAAACCATTTAGGCCTTATTTGGACAATACAAATCTTTTCTGATTCAAGAGATCTGTCTACAAAAGTATTATGTATATCACATTGTCATCCAAGGTCTTAGGTTACCTACCCCGTAATGATACGTTTGATTTTGTATTACTAATCCCACGGTTAAAGTACATTTCACCTTTTCTAATAGAGGGCACTTCATTTAAGAACAAACATTATTGAATTCCATGCTTTTAATCTGGCATCCGTGTCCTGTTGGGGAGATAATGTCCACTGTACGGAATTGCACAAGAAAGCAAGACAGCAATAATAGCAGAATGAATTGTACCAAGCATGTCTCCCTGGTGAGCCACTCTCCTCTCATTTTGTTCGGAAAGACATCTAGTCCAGGCACATTACAGTTGCATCCATTTCAGAATAGCCTAGTACTCAAAGTAAAGCATACCATTTGATAGGCAATTTTATATTCAGGAATAAATCTCATCTTATAACTGTGAGTTACACTTAGTATGGAATTGTGCCCTCTTGCTTGTTGATCTGCATGTATGCTCCCTGAAAAGGCTAAAACTCTCCAAGCAGAGACACTTTTTAGAAAAAGGTAGCTGtgtggcaggtgtgtgtgtgtgtgtgtgtgtgtgtgtgtgtgtgtgtgtgtgtgtgtgtgtgtgtgtgtgtgtgtttccccaTCAGATCACAAATGGCCATGTTAAAGGTAAGCTAATTTTACAATAACACTATGTCCATGCCTGTGATGTCTTTGTATAAACAGACTCAGTGGATGTCATGGTGAGCATCTTGAGAGTGAGACTGGCGCTCCAGTATGACATTGGGCTCATATAGCAGATCATCCTCTCCAAGTGTTGAACTGTGCTCCAAGTTCACAAAGTTAGGGATGTTGAAGTGGGAAAAGAAGGAacattctctgtctgtcttactgTCTTCCTCTATTAGTCCCGTGAGAGGTTGGTGTCCCTCAGCTTCCTCAACATCCTCTTCCATCTCGTCCATCCCAGAGGAGCTGGTACCTCTGGTCCGCTGCTGGGCTCGCGCCCCGCTGTGCTTTCCAACTCTCTCGTCCTCTGGATTTTGCTTCTCCTGACGCTGATCCTCCTCGTTAATGtagaaatgaaaataagaaCGAGACTCCGTTAGCAATGGACGAGAGAAGGCTTTGTCATTTTCATCCTGGGGAGCGCGGATGTCTACTAGACAGCTGCTTGGTGGATGGCGCTTTTCAGAGTCTGGGTTTCTGTTGAGAAAGAGAGATCACAGCAGTGAAGTGAGATTGAAGCaggaaaatgttttgaaaatatcaggggcttttattgtcattttagtCCTGTATGAACCTGTAGCTTTTCTGTAGATTGCTTGTCTTTTCACAGTTTTTCTGTCTGGTAATTAATATAAAACCATCCCAGCACCCTGTCCTTAAAAAGACAACGAAGGGAAAAGACAGCCAGCCAATAAATGCCCTATTTCCTCTTGGATTAACCTCAGTGTCATACTCAACCTTTATCTAAGTGTTTTCTCTCCAACTCCCACTGCTGATCTTCACATGGGAAGGCAATGTGCCTATGGCTATATGAAGCTCGCATCAAAATCAAATAGCAGCTTTCCACAAAAGCACAATAAAGTCCTACATATGAGAACAACCACTGACCtacccaaattaaaatgttCTTAATCTACTGTCAGAATAGCAAATGCATCCCTGTAGCTCATTGCagtcctgtctctctgcctaCACAACAGGAGCTCACCCTCAGACATGAAAGCTGCCCCAGCTCTAAGATGAGATGAGAGCTGAAATACTGGAGCTCTCCTTGGTGCTGAAACTATCCCCATGGGGCCAGATGGAAGATGGGCCTGCTGTAGACCTGCTATTATACTCACTCTTGATGTGGCGCTCCTGTCTTTGAGAGCAGAGTGAGCACAAAGAACATGAAAATGACAAACACAGCAAGTCCAACCCAGAAGCCAATGACGATAGAGTCTGAAATgtcagagaagaaagaaaatcagTTATCAGTTGATGAGTAAACCATCTCTCTTCACCTCAAAATGCTACACGTGCTGCATGAAAAATACTTCCATCATTTTGTTTATTGAGTAGCAAGTAGCGCATGTCACCAGCTGCAGCAATAAAGATATGTGCAGGGGCTAATGAGTCATTACTAATTAACAGCAGTAAAGGTAAGCAACCctgtgaaaaacacacacacacacacacacacgcacgcacacacacacacgcacacacgcacgcacacacacacacacacacacacacacacacacacacacacacacacacacacacacacacacagaaaggcaGGAATGGAAGATTGTCTCAGTGCAGTTGTATTCAGCTTACATCTGTGCGCTTTGAGTCCCTCAAAAGACACGGGCTCCTCGTCGTCATAATATTCATACTGCCACACGTAGTCACTGCGACGTGTGCTGGTTTGGCTCCGGTTGTTAAAGTCGGACATTTCAAACCGATTTTACGTACCTGAATAgcagaaaacaaattaaatcgACCCAGCAAAAAAAGACACTATAGAAATGCACGATGTTTCTGTAAAGCCATAAAGTTTACAAACCTCAATCTCCAGGGATGTAAGCCTCTCcctgttgttgaaaacaagtatGCAGCCTGTGAATTCAGGGAATTCCGCAAACACCTCTCTATATTATGTCCGTCATCCACAACGCGCCAAAAAGGTGATGAAGAGCAGGGAAATCCATCGCTTTACCATTATGTCAAAACTCCATTCTTCCTCATGTGAGTCCTGTTAGCGAAGCAGCAGCCTTTTGGTACGCATCACCATCATCCAGCATCCTCTATACTATAGGCTCACTCACTCCCTGAGATACTGAGattacactgcaaaaaaaaaaatcttaaccaGTCACGGAGTGCGGTGTTGGGGGCGAAGATGCTGCATGGTTTCCTTCAATAGGCTGAATGAGGAGGTGTTTCCAATGCAGCTCATTCTTTTTTAATTCTACTTTTTGAGGAGGGTTTATTTGTATTGAAACCAAGTATAATACTTAATTTGTACATACCATCAGTTGATCAGATGATTACCTTTACTATTTGTATGAGAGTGTGCTTGGGTGTGTGAAATATTGATATAATTTTGTGCATGtaaatattttacatatttatgcacaagggtctgaaaaataaaaaaaaatgtaaaagccaTTTAGTCTGAAGCTACATCTAAactttcagttttattttttattttttttaagtttatttttttggagCTTTTCCCTATTTTttccatattaacacgtctgacaacgtACGACATTCGCATACACTGGCCATGCGAAAGCAGATTGTCTACCTTTTACTCTGCagttgaaaatcatggatgtagcCTAACTGCCAGATTGCCAGTCCGCCTATGAGCCTATAAGTAGataatacagaaaatattttggAGAAAGAATAACAACAGCGAAAAGTAAGACAAGGGATTTTGCTTGGAGCGACgatgaggtggaactgttactgaacgGAATGTAAGCTTATCTAGCtaataagactgactgacgtgcaTTGTCATTTTCAAAGGTCTCCGTTTTTGCACGCCCAGACTACAGAGCAAGTTTCCAAACTTAAATAGGGTCACcagtttttttccaaatttCTTTGTTTTAGGGGCATAGAAATGCCGTAGTAGTGCGGACGGGAGGcataaacgtagcaaaagatatgtgTTTTTAAACGAAAACGtattagtgtggatgtagcctgagGATGTATTTGGGTTTGGTAATATAGTCACAGCTTTTCTCAATGCAGTTTCACTTGTTTCAATTACTCAATTAACCAATATTTATTTGTCACATTAAATCGTACGTGGTACAATTCAGCATCTTAAAACATAATAGGCTAAAGGGGATTCAAGTAGGCCTACTATcattatttcctttttctttaaaaataatgaatgATGTTGAAATGCAGAGAAAGACACAAGTGCCTGAACCCAACCTGCCAattacagccaatcagagggaaTGCCTACTTCTGTCAACCCTCCCACTTTTACCTCTACTCTCAAATCTGTATGGATAATAACAATACCATACATTATGTATAATTATATTTTACAATATGACACACCACTTGATATGAGCAGACAAAAGCTAACTATTTACATAATAGAGAGTTAATCTGGAATGATTCATTAGTGGTGAGTGCCAGACTTACAGAGTTCGGGGAACCAATGAGACAGTTAAAATGAAGCAGCGTGATGTAAAATGAATTACCATAAATTATATAATCCTTATATTGGAAACACCTTGTTAGCTATTCATTCAGTCAGTTGCCTGACTTTGACTCATTCCTTGGTATTAAACAGTATAAATTGTGAAGTGTTACTGTGTCCACAATGTATGATATGGACAGTATGGACAGTGcattatttttaaagttattacacaaGAATACAATGtacttttctgttttgtttaaacAGATAATACAAGACGTACACCGATGGAAATAACCACAGTGCTGCCAATTTCTAATTTTAAAACTCCCCCAAAGCTAGCAGAATACATGAATCTATAATTAAAATATTCCACTTGTTTGatctatttcccaaaatatgCCAGTGCTATCACACAAATGACATTAACACCGCACTTAAAAATAAAGCCATTTTATTGTAACATTGTCTGTAACACTGTAACAGTGTTGAGAGATTTGGGGAAGTTATTGGGCACTGTAACAAAATCAGTTGGTGAATCTTTCACAGAATATTCAATCAACTATTGAACTGCTGTCAAGAGACAACCCAAGTCTGTTTTTGAGCAATCAATTGCAACATCTCTGTTGGGTTTAGTGGTAGGTTTTGTGAAAGCCCCCAAGTGCAGTTCTATAATTTGCCACCCACCAAATCTCTTGAGGAAGCACTTTTCTAATTGGCCTGCCCTAAATCTTCATTTAAGCAACTGGCTTCATTAGTAGTCCTGCATTACTTATAATAATTAGAATCTTTGAAGTACCTCTTCAGCAGAGCCACTTCAGGCATCCATTCATTCACTGATGTGCCACCAAAATTACATTTCTCTGTCATAAAAATAATTCACCGTGAATgatcacaaatgcatacaatgCATTAAAATCCAGATGCTATGAGTGCCATGTGTATACTTTACTGTGTTCAAAAGTATCTCAGTGTTAATATTGTATGTAATATAGCTAGTTCTGTGTTGGTATCTTTGGCAAAAAACCCAGAAACGCATGTCTGAAAACTTCAGCTGTAAGGTGCCTTTTTAGCAGAGGTGGTACTGTTGTTGGTTATAACTATTTTATTAGCACCATCCATGGAATTTTAAACACAGTCCTGTTGCAGATCCTTCAAATTAAAGCCACAATGTGTAAGATTTAAAAACCCCTCATTTTGGCGTCATCTGGTGGTAGTATTAAGAACGGCACTGTGGCAGAGCTATTGCCAGACTATTCTGCAAAACCTGGAAGAtcgttttttgactttttcttaTGTCAACAGTTCcaaaatgtttcttaaaataTCTGCACGTGTAAACTAGAGTATAGCTAATGTTTGGTAAAGATTGTTATGGCAAATAAACTATGGTAAAACGTTATGCcatcagaaatcagaaatctGCTTTACTTGGAGCACTGAGAATTAAAATGATGATGTCATCTGGTGATGCTCTCTGATAATATTTGTTGAGTTATCAGATCCAAATTATTTGTTTGAATGAATTACTCACGTCTATATATCAGTGTGCCCATACCTCTGTAAAATCAGTGTTTTCATAGACTCCTACCTTTTGTCTCCAGATGACATCGTCGCCTCTTTCTAGTCTCTGCTGCTCAGCTAAAGGAGAGATTTGCTCAAATTAAGCTGTAAAATACTACAGAAATAGCAAAGGCTATTGTATTGAACTACAGCAGATATTTCCCCTTGAGGCCCAGAGCTtcgcaaaagaaaagaaaatcaaagttATCAGATGAAAAAAGCACCAAATATTATTGCTagattaattttattaaaagcTGGAATGGGTGGAAAAACTACATCAGAGCTTGCTGTCTGCTGTATTATGTCTCATATGTATCTGCATGTTATATTGTATATTTCAATGAAAGCAACCAGTTTCTAAAAGCTGTCCCATTGGGTGTGCTTTGGTCTGTTGCTTTGTTCTTCTCAAGCCATCTCAGTCATGGGGAGATTATGTTTTTATAGTAAATGTTGCGAAGGCTTTGATCTTAAGAAATGTGTCCAGTGGTAGCTGGCAGCAAAATGTTCAAAGTACTTGTTAGAGAGGAGTGAAAACACAACTGATATGTGCCGAATGCAGTTAGAATACCAAATGTAAAGAAGACCCCTCCGTATGCTGATCTTTTCTTGTGCACCTAGCCTTCTGCATATTAAGTTTATCAGGACTGAAATGAGTATTCCTTAATATCTGTATGCTAGCTCCTCATCTGCAGTTGGTCTCCACAGTTAGCCCTAGAGATGGAAGCAAGGAATCTCGATCCCACACCAAGCTTTGTTGTTTGAATGGTTGTATGAGCAGTTGTATGGTATCTGGAATAGAGTATCACAGTAGTAGATAATGGTTAGTT
It contains:
- the LOC116065948 gene encoding melanocortin-2 receptor accessory protein 2A-like, whose product is MSDFNNRSQTSTRRSDYVWQYEYYDDEEPVSFEGLKAHRYSIVIGFWVGLAVFVIFMFFVLTLLSKTGAPHQENPDSEKRHPPSSCLVDIRAPQDENDKAFSRPLLTESRSYFHFYINEEDQRQEKQNPEDERVGKHSGARAQQRTRGTSSSGMDEMEEDVEEAEGHQPLTGLIEEDSKTDRECSFFSHFNIPNFVNLEHSSTLGEDDLLYEPNVILERQSHSQDAHHDIH